Part of the Oryzias melastigma strain HK-1 linkage group LG11, ASM292280v2, whole genome shotgun sequence genome, ctgtatatttatatacactTGTATCAGTACAACaaataataattgttaaaaaatggggaataataaaatacaattccacttttaaaatgcaaataaattacaataaaaaaaaatacaatttatctGAGTTTTTTGCAGCACTAAAAGTCTCATTTAgtaattttattattcaatgtacatttttattcatcgattttcaaaaactttttttctatttatttggtcctaaaataactttcagtaacatgactttatttattatgttttagttGATGTTTACActtcagaaattattttaaatctaaagatgaccttaattaaattgatttaaggCTCATTTTAGCAAattatttgtctaaaaattcTTGGTTGGTGCTTATAATATTTTACACTAGATTGGatgaaatacttattttaactAGAGCTGGATCCAAAATATCATTAATATCAAGTTAATTACCGCAGTTTTTGATATTTCTACTCTTGTTTGAGACTTTTCTGTATCAGCGAAAACGATCCAGCTGAGTGGCTGTCTCACCACTTTCACCAGTCCTGTGAAatctcagcagcagatctcaGTGCACTGTTCTACTCTATTTAAATGCTGAGTTTATTTGACaagtgactttttattgttctatttaactctagaacacttttgctataaaaaattacaccatcacttttgctagGTAATATGTACCCGAtataaaataccctaaaaaaagtatttcttataaaaactagatatgacaacacatgacagattagagtagttttcttgcTTTATGTGAAATAAGCATAAGAAGATCCTaagaaaatgattgaaaaaaaaggaaattgagaagaaaaaatctctaaaaaatcaataatgatacacttggcctttggttctctcattcctgggacatgtgagactgaacccagagacccatgacactcaaaaaatccaacaaaattaaaatgatggaaatacttttgcttgggtgaaaatcacccagtgATGGCGCTCTAGGGTTAAAAAGGAAAggaagttacaaattatttacatttctacCAGTTTTGTTTGTAGTcgttaaatattttgatttatttttatatcatagttacttctttctttttggtttaTTGACTGTCTTACATTCACTTCTTTACTTTTATcaattttaagaagtttttatttcaataaaatattttccatttaattgaaaatgttgtcctaatttggtttttatgtttaacaagtaatttaaaaaaaaggaaacttacaaaaaacattcacgatgattaaaaacaattgagattttgaggtttatgTCACATCCACTGCATTTACGATAAATATCGGTATTGGTATCAGTATCGGCGATATTGAgtggtatcggatcgatacagTTGTTGAAAGTTAGAAAGTGGTTTCCTCTGTGTACAGCAGCTGAAACCAGCCTCCTTTCTGGTTGGGACTTATTGTCACACCAGATGAAATTCTTCtggaaaactatatttttttgtattcaagaTCCTAACTTATTTATCAATTTTCAATGTATAcgttcaaataaaacatttttcttttaagttttgcCACCCGAATTCAAACTAATTCTAATAATCCCAAACAAAGGataaaaatagttgtttttttcttttaaataagcGTGAATTTCTACCTTTGAGCTCGTCACAGTTTCCACAGACGCTGTCATGCCAGCTGGAGCCCCTCAGCACGGTCTTCAGGCCCGCATCACTACAACTCCTGTGCTTTGTGCAGTTTCGCTGAGCAGAGGAGATGTTGGAGAAGGTCCCATCAGGACACGTCTGACAGACTGTGTTCTTGTTAGCTGTACctaaaacacaacaacacatcatttaataaagagcagaaaaagacatttttttaagtcaacaaAAACCTGAAGGAACATTTCTggtcaagtttttaaaatctgaaaactttattttgtataaAACATGGCAGAACATTTTCTGTCTTCCAGGTAAATAGATAAACACGTGGTGATGGCACCTTTCCCAGGTGGTGATTACCGTGGAAAGGAATgtgctaaatatatttttgattcgCACCGGAAGACTGGTGTTGCATCGCGTTGCTATGGCAACGAGGGATGCAGAAATTATATCTTAATAAGATTTTAGGGGATGGAAAATcttatatgaaaaaaagtgaGTCACCAATTTGGTTCAGAAGAGAGACACAACCCGGTCTGGAGACCCACATAAAGACAGGTGAAGAAATTGGGTCATACCTTCAGTGAGGACTCCTTGTCCGGACGGGCACTCGATGTGGCGCGTGCACATGTTGTACACCGGGTTGAAGAAGAACCCCCCCTTGCACTCGCACTGGCAGTTGCTGAACGCCGTGCATTGCTTCGTCATCACCTGGTTGATCCCGCACACCCCGCAGCGCAGACACTTCCCGATGTAGTTCCACAGCTCCGTGAACGTGCCGGTCGGACACGGCGCGCACTGACTCGCCTGCGTCGTCGTGCAGTGCGCGCGCAGGTAGAACCCCGGCTGGCAGCCGCTGCATTTCACCGGTTTGCCCGTCACAAAGTCTTTGCGCTCGTAGGTGAGAGGGTTGTCGATGCTGTAGCCATGAAGGTCCGAGGCCACCAGAAGCAGGAGCAGAACTGCAAACACCTGAGAGACGGAGAAGAAAACGTCAGAGGAATGCGCGGCGCGGGCGCATCTGGCAAGAGCGCACGGTCTGCGCGCAGCTGCAAGCTCCAAGTCTCCACCTACCATGATGACAGGGCTTGCTGGAGCACGAAGCTGATATCCTCCCAACTTTAAAAGCTCCTTTTATCCTTCCTCCTGCCCCTCCTCCATTACGTCATTTGGTGGTTACCACATGGAGACAACTGGTTTCAGTTCCTCACAACACATGGCGGTCCAGGTAGTCTCCAAGGAGCCACCACTTTCACTATGATTTAGCATCACCTTATGAAAGGGCATATTTCACGAAATTAATGTAAATcacttaaaagaaaagctaattgAACAAAACGAAATTGAATTTTacacatatatttatgtatttaatgatTTCAGTGGTTATATAAATGAATGGTTTCATGAAATGCCTCAGGGCGACAAAAAAGGAACgcctttttacttttatgaaatgta contains:
- the LOC112162374 gene encoding tumor necrosis factor receptor superfamily member 6B; amino-acid sequence: MVFAVLLLLLVASDLHGYSIDNPLTYERKDFVTGKPVKCSGCQPGFYLRAHCTTTQASQCAPCPTGTFTELWNYIGKCLRCGVCGINQVMTKQCTAFSNCQCECKGGFFFNPVYNMCTRHIECPSGQGVLTEGTANKNTVCQTCPDGTFSNISSAQRNCTKHRSCSDAGLKTVLRGSSWHDSVCGNCDELKDGADYLKEILPDFFIHHKMNIKRKRRVVHKLLSESGEKNTGTSQMDVSQLQRKIEEWAPSSTPNQVHKLIEILSKVGADSNAEKLKSKLNRINRFLTEDCSVTME